GTACCTGCCCGATTCCACCACTTTTCATGTGGGGCCGCCGCAGGGGCTGCTATCGCCCCCGGCCGAGGCAATGGCGGCCATTGCCCGCAGCAAGTTTGCGTTCCTGCCGCAGCGCGATGCCCAGGATAAGGGTATCCGTATCTCCGGCGGTGGCCGGCAGATTGAGACAATGGGCCGCATTACGCAATTAATGAGCGGCTTGGCCGGCCGGGGTGGACAAGGGCACCTAGCCGAAATGCTCGACCGCCTGCACCACCTAGGCCAGCAAGACCCCGCGCAATGGGCCGACCGGGGCCGCTTGTTGCTATTCGTTAATTCTTATGAACAAGCCAGCTGGGCGGCCGATGCGCTACGCAGCAGCTGGCTGGCCCAGCGCAGGAGTATTCGCTACCTCGTGCCCCAAGCGGCGGGCGAACCGCCCGCAGGGGGCTTGCTGCGGGCCGATATTGAGCAGTTTGCGCACCAACACGATGCCTGCGTACTGATAGCGCCGCTCAACGCAGTAGGGCGCGGCTTTAACATCCTGAATGCTCACGGCCGGGCCGCCTTTGGGGCCGTGTATTTTCTGACGCGGCCCTACCCGCACCCGCATGATGCGCAGGCCGTGGCCCGCGAATTGAATCGCCGCACCTTCGACTGGCTGCGGGACAGTGGGCAGGAGGCCTGGCAGGCCGATGGCCTCCTGGGTAAGGCCAATGCCGCCCGCCGCCAAGCCTTGCGCTACTGGCGGCAGGCCGAAAGCCGCTCGTACTACAGTACCCTCTTCGACGACCCGGCCCTGTGCGCCTACCCCCGGCGCGACTTGGCTGCCACCACGCTGGGCTACGTCATTCAGGCCATGGGCCGCCTGCTGCGCGGCGGGGTGCCCTTCCACGCCTTCTTTGTAGATGCGGCCTGGGCACCCAACAATGCGGCCCCGCGCACTGGCCATCCACAGCCCGATGCACCCGAAACCAGCCTGCTAGCCGCCATGATAGAGCGCCTGCGCGTGTACACCAGCGACGATGACCCGGTGGGCCAGGCGCTGTATCTGCCTTTGCAAGAAGCGATGGACGCTATTGAAGGATTTGTAGAATAGCTGGACAAGAGTATTTTTTTAACTTCCTTTTTTTAAAACAAACTTATGCCCAAAAACCCGCCTAAGCCGCTGACCGACGTGCGCCTGCTACGCTTTACTCCCGACCCCGACCGCTTTGTCGGCCTGGAAGCTTATTGCCTGCCGTTTGCCCGTGAGTACGAGCAGGCTGCTGATGCTTTTATACAGGCGGTAGCGCCCAACCGCCGGGGCTTGCCCATTCGGCAACTTAACAACTTACTGTTGGCGTGCCTGCCGACGCTGGCCCACGGCTTTGAGGGGCGCAAATACGGCCGGCGCCTATTGGTAGTAGGTACCCCAGAGGTACCGCCAGCGTTGCCCGAGCCGACGCTCATTCATCGCCTGGTACGCATCAGGGCTAAAAACTGGACCAGAAAGTACGAAGAAGATAGGCCAGCTGAATGCGAGCAATTTTTAGCTGCCGTGCGCCAGCTAAAGCCCGCCGGCTGGCAGCGCTATAAATCCGATGAGCTGGTGCGCGACCCAGGCCGGGCCAGTGGCCTCATCTATCAGGCCCTGCCGGCGCTGCTGGCTACCCTACTGCATGGGCAAACGGCCCCGGTAGGCGATGACCAGCGCCCGGTAACGTGGCGTAGGGTACAAGGTGGTGGCGGCGACCGCACGGAAATCTACGTCGTCAGTCAGCCCTTCCGAGCCCGCTACCAGCCCGAAAAAAGCCAGTACGACGAGGAGATGCCTGCCGAGAAAGAAGGCTATTTTGCTTATCGCCTCGATTTTGAAGTTGAAACGCAAGCTGGCCGCTTTTATGAAGACAGCAACCGGCTCAGGCCCTGGCTATTTATGCGGCTTAGCTGCCAGCGCTACGGCCATCAAGCCCTGACGCGGGAAAATTTTCGGCGCAATGTGTCAGTGCTTACTGGCTTGCACACGCCCCGGCTGGCCGACGCGCCGCTCGGCAGCGGCCCGGCTACGCTGGTGCGCCTGCAGCTAGGTAAAAACTACGGGCAATGGGAGTGGCAATTGCAGCTACCCGAGCTGCTGGAGGATGCCTCGGCCCGGCTGCTGCCCGCACCCGAGTTACTCATAGCTAATCCGGCTGCCTATGGTATTGAAGGCCCACCCCACGACCCGGCCGGCGACGAGTTTTACTTAATTCACGCCGAGGGCTATGGCTACGACACCGCGCGCGGCCGGGGGCATGCCATCAAGTCCGGCTTCCACTTGGATGAGCGCCGCGCCGTATTGCGCCAAGTATTGCACTTGCTAGGCGGGCGGTTGCGCCCCGATAAGCCCGTGCCAGCCGATACGCACCCGCTGCCTAAGGGTAGCAAGGTGCCGGCCGCCATGCGCACCAGTAAGTTTTTCAATGGCAAGGTCAAGAACGAGTGGCGCAAAGCAGCGCAACAAGGCGTTGGTCCGCTCGAAAGCGCTTCGGCTACTGCCGACAACTTTCACCACCGCTGGCGACAAGCCTTGCGGCAGGCACCCGCCCAGCTGTTGCTGGTGTACCGGGAGGAAAGCACGCTAACCCTGATGAAGCAACAGGTGCAAAAAGCCCTGTTGCTGCCCCCCGGCCAGGTGCCCGCGTGGCTGAGCATCATAGAAGTGCCAATCACCGACCCCACACTGCTGGCAGAGTACGACAAGTATGACCCCGACTTGCATGCTGGTACCAAGCAGCAGCACTACGCCCGGCAGCACAACGTGAAGCGACAAGCCTGGAAAATATTCCTGCAAGCGTATGTCCAGGAAAGCCAACCCGCGCGTTTTGCCTTCATCGAAGGTCTTAAAAAAGACTGTTCAGAGGAAGTGCGGCACATTAAGGGGGCCGTGCGGGCCGCCTGCGCTAGCCTGGGTGTTGCCTCGCAGCGGTTGCGAAGGGCCGATTTTGGCAAGGATGGCGCATCATTCTCCTTCGGAGCGCAAAGCCGGGGCGCTAATGCGGCCTTCGACCTGCTGGTGCGCCAGCCCGGCGTACTGGGTGGCCCGCCTAGCGCCCTCTATAAGCACGCGGCGTTACCCGCGCTATTGGCTGACAATCTGGATGTCATTGCCTTGTACCGCCGCGAGGTGCAAGACCCTGAAGTGCATTATGCCGTGGCCGTGCGGCTGCGCGCTACGGGCGAAGTAGATGTGCTGTTTCCGCATGAGGAGGTCTGGCAGCCCTATGCCAGCGCTGGCCCCCGGCTGGGTCAATTTCTGCTAAAGCAGCGCGGTGTGCCAGCGTTTCAGAAAGACCAGCCTAGCCCCAAGCTATCCCCGCCCGAGCTAGCGCAGTTTGCCGCGCACGTAGTAGCGGTTTCGCACGAGCGGCCTACGTTGGTGCTCATCGAAGCCAACGGCTGGCGCAATGCGGGGAAGGAAGGGCAGCATATCTGGCCCCAACTGAAAAACGAGCACTTGGCTGACCAGCAAGATGAATTGAATTTTCGGCACGTGCATGGCCAGGGCCGGGCCTACATGCGCACCGACCCGGCCGTTAAAAACCTACTAGCCGTAGTACGCCTGCGTCTAAATGATGAGACGCCCCAATACCTGCCCGAAGTCATCGAGGGCACATCGGCTCGAGATTTTAAGCAATTAAGCGCTTTCGTAGACCGGCGTTCCTCGGGCCTGTTACACTTCTTTTCTATTGGTCAGCAGGCCGATATACAAAAAATAGAAACTGACAAAGAAGCGGGACAAGGCCTATTCAAGCTAGAAATACGCCCTGGCAAGGATGGCGCTGGCGCTGGCGTTTCATTCCGGCACCAGCAGGTGGTAGAGTTTGTGCCTTTCTTCGTGCATCCTGATTTGCAGGAAGAAGCTAAGCTTTTAGCCTTGTGCCGCATTCTGCATTATCTGCGCACCTCACCCGCCTGGGATACCGCTAATACGCTATATCCCTTCCCCATGCACCTGGCCAAGGCGCTGATAGATGATTACCTCTGTATACTTGACTAACGTAAAAAAAGCCCCGTCGACACTGGCTGACGGGGCTTCTATTAGTAAAACTATAGGTGCTACGCCGCCGGCTGAGCGCTCATCTTGTCCAGCGCGTCCATTACCTCTTTCACGTGGCCGCGCGAGGTTTCGAGCAGCGCCTTTTCCTCGTCGTTGAGTTGCAGCTCAATCACGCGCTCGATGCCATTCTTGCCCAGAATAACCGGGGCGCCGAGGTACACGCCGTTGATGCCGTACTCGCCTTGCAACTCCAGGCACACCGGGAACACGCGGCGCTGGTCGCGCACGATGGCC
The genomic region above belongs to Hymenobacter sp. BRD128 and contains:
- a CDS encoding RNaseH domain-containing protein — encoded protein: MPKNPPKPLTDVRLLRFTPDPDRFVGLEAYCLPFAREYEQAADAFIQAVAPNRRGLPIRQLNNLLLACLPTLAHGFEGRKYGRRLLVVGTPEVPPALPEPTLIHRLVRIRAKNWTRKYEEDRPAECEQFLAAVRQLKPAGWQRYKSDELVRDPGRASGLIYQALPALLATLLHGQTAPVGDDQRPVTWRRVQGGGGDRTEIYVVSQPFRARYQPEKSQYDEEMPAEKEGYFAYRLDFEVETQAGRFYEDSNRLRPWLFMRLSCQRYGHQALTRENFRRNVSVLTGLHTPRLADAPLGSGPATLVRLQLGKNYGQWEWQLQLPELLEDASARLLPAPELLIANPAAYGIEGPPHDPAGDEFYLIHAEGYGYDTARGRGHAIKSGFHLDERRAVLRQVLHLLGGRLRPDKPVPADTHPLPKGSKVPAAMRTSKFFNGKVKNEWRKAAQQGVGPLESASATADNFHHRWRQALRQAPAQLLLVYREESTLTLMKQQVQKALLLPPGQVPAWLSIIEVPITDPTLLAEYDKYDPDLHAGTKQQHYARQHNVKRQAWKIFLQAYVQESQPARFAFIEGLKKDCSEEVRHIKGAVRAACASLGVASQRLRRADFGKDGASFSFGAQSRGANAAFDLLVRQPGVLGGPPSALYKHAALPALLADNLDVIALYRREVQDPEVHYAVAVRLRATGEVDVLFPHEEVWQPYASAGPRLGQFLLKQRGVPAFQKDQPSPKLSPPELAQFAAHVVAVSHERPTLVLIEANGWRNAGKEGQHIWPQLKNEHLADQQDELNFRHVHGQGRAYMRTDPAVKNLLAVVRLRLNDETPQYLPEVIEGTSARDFKQLSAFVDRRSSGLLHFFSIGQQADIQKIETDKEAGQGLFKLEIRPGKDGAGAGVSFRHQQVVEFVPFFVHPDLQEEAKLLALCRILHYLRTSPAWDTANTLYPFPMHLAKALIDDYLCILD